In the Arachis hypogaea cultivar Tifrunner chromosome 20, arahy.Tifrunner.gnm2.J5K5, whole genome shotgun sequence genome, TCAAACTAGGAATGTTGGACGTAATATTCGTCCACGTGGCCCTGTACCACCATATCAACCTCCATTAACTGCTGGGTGGCCCTCTTATGGTCTTCCTCCTGGTTATACCCCATCGGTGGGTGGTTTTGTGCCATCTGTCTATTTTGGGAAAGTAAATGGAGTGAATAATGTTCAAAACCCACAACAGCACTCCGAGTATTCTCGTGATTATAATGTGGGCTCCACTTCGAATGCTGTGAATTCGATGGCAATATATCGACAACAAGTGGAGGAAAGTCACCATGACTTGGTCAATTTACTGACTCAGCAAATGACTACAATTCTGAATCCCATGATAACTGATCATGAATCGAGATTCGACTGTCTTGCTAGACAAGTCGAGAGGATTGCTCGAATTGGCTATTATGATGAAGGTGAGAGGCATAATGCCAGGGGAAATAACGGAGGAAtggaaaatattttcaaaatgaaaaCAATATTTCAAATCGAGAAAATCCTCATGTGATTCCCCGAGGTCAAAATGCTGATGACTTTTTAGCCAGATTGCGTGGTGGCGAATGCTATCAAGTCACTAGAGTTGTAAAAGAGGTATTAAATCGGGTTGGACTAAATGTTGGTTTTATGAATCAACCACATTTTGTGTCTGCTTTTCTCCAAGTGGTCCAAATGGATGAAGTGCCAAGAGGAGTGAAAAATCCGAAGATAACCACAAAATTTGCTGATGAAGTTGGAGAATCAACTACTGAACATATTGCTCGTTATTTGGTCGAGATTGGGAACCTAGCTAATgacaaaaatttgaaaataaaatttttttcttcgtcattgacgaagaatgcatttacttggtTTTTGAATCTCAGACCAAATTCTATTACAACATGGAATCAGTTAGAAACTACTTTTCACGCTCAGTTTTATCGAGGAGAGATGAACGTAGCAGTTACCGATCTAGTAGATTTAAAACGTGAAGATGGTGAAACCATCGATGATTACTTAATACGTTTTAAAAATTCTAGAAGTAGATGTTACGTGACATTACCCGAAAATGGGATAGTGAAAATAGCAACCATGGGGTTAGGATTTTATATGCGCATGAAGTTGCTTAATGTGCATATTCCTGATCTGGCTCATTTGGCTGAAAAGGTTCGACAGACCGAACttatgaaaaaggagaaagaaaaatatagaaatgagCAGAGGTCAAAGAGTAAACCATTTACTCGAAAAGAAAAGGTTGCCTATGTAACCATGGAATCCTCAGAGGAGGAATTCGATTTCGAAACAGAAGTCGATTTAGCTGAACTTAAGAAAGGTCCTCCGTATGTTTGCTTCTTATTGAAAAAACTTCCTGGTAATGAAAAGTCGAATGATTCAAAACTTAAAAGTTGAAATAAGGATAGTTTTGATATCTTAAAATCTGATAAGATTTTTGATGTGTTGCTTAAGGATAAACAATTGTTTTTGCCTGAGGGTAGAACTTTACTTTCCGTAAAAGATTTAAAGGGAAAGCCTTACTGTAAATTTCATCAAGCAACAAGTCATTCGACTAACAGTTATGTCCGTTTTAGGGATTTGATTCAAGAAGCAATCATGGAAGGACAGTTAAAATTCGATGATGGTAAGAAGGAGATGAAGGTTGATGTAGATCCCTTCGAAGTCGATGCTAGTTATGTTGAACCTTGCTTAGGGGTGAACATGGTTGGCATGTCTTATGATTTCGATGTGGCTCTTGATGATTTTGAGTCACAGGAGAGATCTGTATACCCCAGGACAGGAAATAGCTTGTTGGATTTCTTGGTTCAACAAAAAATCAAAGACCGGGACGTATCTCTGTGTCCTCGGTGTAATGCTGTCTTTGATGCTGAGGCAGAagcaatctttgaaaaagaaaggatGAAAAAAGAATTGGCTCATAGGGAGGAACAAGCACGCCAGAGGTAGCCAATTCGACGTGTGGAGGGTTCTAATTCAAAGATCCCTCAGCATGATGTGACTACACCTTTAAGTCGATCTCAGGCCATAGGTGTTCAGTGGATTAGAAATTGTCAAAAATTCCAAAGGCGTGATCATCTATATCGACGTAATCCTCAGTGGGACATCGAGCACCTTCTCGAAAACAATATGCCTTCTATCGAGGGCGAGCCAGGGGTTACCCAAGAGGCAGAGACAGTAGAAGGAGTTTCAATCAAAGCATGAAACTTCAAATAGAGACAGGAAAGGAAGTAAGCAAGGGGGCAACGCCCTTTGTGCATTCTCGAATTGTCTTTCCTTCTAATGGGAAAACTTATCCTAAAGATATTCAATCACCTGTAAAGATGGAAAAAGGCAAAACAGTTGCCCAGTCTTCTAGAGTTGACAAACATAAGGATGTTGATGTCGATGAAGAGTATTTCGATGAAGGGGATGATGACATGGTAGGGACGATCTCGATCATTCCAACTGAATATCTTGGAAAAAGTGAAAGTAATCCAGATGAGGACTATGATCAAGAGGATGAGGGGGCTTTCTCCTTCATTCGTATCGAAGATGAGTCAGGATATTTTCCTCGGCCTACTGAGAGACAAATGTCTCATCTACTCCCTCTTTATATTATTGCCATTCTGAATGGGTTTAAAATAAACAAGGTGCTGATCGATGGTGGGGCAGCGATTAGTCTTCTGCCTGAAAGGATGTTGGGAAAGATAGGAAAGCATCCTGATGATTTGGTCCCTACAAACATTGctgtgactaattttagtggtgCTTCTACGCCAGCAAAAGGGTTGGTCACTTTGATTGTAAAAGTGGGGTCATCAAAAAGGTATTTTGTGTTTGTAGTGGTGCCATTAAAAGTCAGTTACAATGCCTTGTTAGGGAGAGATTGGATCCATAGCGTAGGTGTTGTACCCTCTACAGTGCATCAGAGCATACCTCTGTGGACTAAGGAGGGAAAACCTGAAATTGTCAAAGCAGATTCGAGTCTATATGTCGAACAAATGCATGTCGATTTTAGGATATATAATCGTAAATTAAAGCCTTTAAATGTTTATCGATCTCTGTATCCTTACAATTGTGAAGGGTGCTATTTGACTTCAGAAGGTCTTTCGGTGAAGTTGCGTTATCCAGACTTGGGCTTCGTGCCGACTTGTTGGGACTGTCTCTCTTAAAGACCTCTAAGACTGCACTATGGACTAGGTGGAGGAAGTTTCCAACTACCTGGTAACAttgcataattatttaaataattttcagtttttagaaaataaagatgattttTCTGATAAAGTTGAATCAGATAGGgttactaaatttactaattgtaATGTGTTCGATTCGACACCTCCAGTAGAATTTAGTTATGATTTCCCTATTTCTTGTAATGAAACTAATGATACGAGTCGGACTGCCGATTTAATAGCAGAGGCTCAGTGTGTAGAAAATAAAAGTAGTGATGATTTAATTAAAGAtcaattttcttctatttttgataATTCCATTGATTTTACTTTTGATTGTATCTATGATTTAGAACCTTTGgaatttgaaaaatattcaattaaagaGGATGATCATTATAAAGGGTTCGAATCTCAGGATCCCTTAGAAGAAATTAATTTGGAGACTCCTGATGATTttcgaattacatatatttgTAAAGATCTTGTTGATCCTTTTCGAATTGAACTCTTCAATCTGTTACATAAGTTTAAAGATTGTTTTGCATGGGATTATCATGAGATTCCCGGTCTCGATGGTTCACTAGTAGAACATCGATTAGCATTGAAACCCAATGCTCGACCTGTGAAACAAACTCCAAGACATTTTGCTCCTGAAATTAATGTGAAAATTAAGGAAGAAATAGAACGCTTGATCAAGGCAAAATTTATTCGAACTGCACGTTATGTGGAGTGGGTATCGAATATTGTCCCGGTGATGAAGAAAAATGGGAAATTAAGAgtatgtatcaattttcgagaTATGAATAATGCTACCCCAAAGGAtgaatattttatacaaattgcGGATATGTTAATTGATTCTGCAGCAGGAAATGAAATTCTTAGTTTCATGGACGGTtattctggatataaccaaattttATTACGGAAGTTGACGTGGCTAAAACTGCCTTCTGTTGTCCTGGGGCATTAGGTTCATATGAATGGGTggttatgccttttggtttaaagaatgCCGGAGCAACATATCAGCGAGCAATGAATGTTATTTTCCAtgaatttatcaaaaaatttatggAGGTATATATCAATGACGTGATGGTCAAATCGATTTCTGTGGGTCAACATATATTGACCATTTAAGAAAGGCATTCCTTACTATGaggaaaaaaaactaaaaatgaatCCTTTGAAGTGCGCTTTTGGGGTATCGACAGGAAATTTCTTAGGTTTTGTTGTTCATAAAAAAGGGATAGCTATCGATAAAAATAAAGCAGATGCAATATTAGCGTTGTCTGCACCCAAATCGAAGAAGGAAGTACAATCGTTTTTGGGTAAAGTAAATTATCTTCGAAGATTCATTTCgaatctttcagatcgaactagGGTGTTTGCACCTTTAGTGAAGATGAAAAATGGTTCGAAATTTGAATGAACTATGGAACATCAATTGGCGTTCGATTGTTTTGTTGATTGAGTAAGCTAAATCGAGTAAGGCCTTCGAAGACCTAATCGAATAGTTGTGGAAGTGGGAAGGTTAGTGGCTTCTATCATACGAGAAAAACATGCGGAATATTTACAATCACGCGGCGGGAACAATTACCAAGAGGGATTGTatttcaaatttataattttatttaattgtaattaattgtaacTTAATTGTTCGTTATGTAAGATAGCCTATAAATACTAGGAAGTATTAGGgaataagggttggaacttttactcaaaaaaaaaaaaacactcaaaCACACTCACATCCCATGGAATTCCTGAGTTTGCAATCGAGTTAtattttctgtagggttccttccaccttcttctttctttcaatttatttttctgtaaacttaacatttcaattgattttatctaTTAAGTGTTTTCTACTTTCTTTGTTTAGTTTATCCTTCTGCATTTTATTGCTTATGTTAAAATCCTTTGATCTAATCGAAGGCATTTTGATTGTTTTCTTTTTACTTTGATGCAAACCTTTTCGTTTACCCTGTATTTAGTTTTCGAAAACTCTACTTTCTAAGTTTCGTTTATCAATTTACaaactttctttatttttattttcaaaacttgTCTAATCGAAAACGCTTTGATGTACTTCTAGAAAACTGATACTCGCatagaggagtaggtttcgctcccaaaccactagatatcgaaccaccatcgatttgctaaaaatcgacaaaacaatacTAAGGAATCATATTGTTTAAATgaatgatcttctcttatttgaactaattttttttaacaatctaAAAAATTCCTTTTTTTGATTATCTTTTCTTATCTGAATTAAAATTCCTCTAACaatcttttaaaaattctttatttttttaatgatcttttcttatctaaattaaaattctTCTACCAATCTTCTAaacaatttcttccttgatgattttctgccGTCCTCCACTCCGAAAAGAACTAATACCAAGTTTCCTAGTCAGTAGCCAAGCTATTTTCTCTAAATTGTTAAAGTTTAATCctccttgttctttctttctACAAGCTATATTCCATCCAATCCATTTGCAATCTTCTTTTTGAAGGTGTCTGTAACTTAAAACAGCCTCAATGCTTCTTTAATgaatagaaattttaaattttattattaaaataataaaagtaaaaaaattaaattttctctACTTATAAATTaggaaaatatttaatattttcaaaatatataatttatctattaaaattaactactaaaattaattaatagtataaaaaaatatattaaaaataaattaagtaatatatatttatatatgaataaataTCTTAGTAGCCGTAAAAACTGCTACCAATTCAAATAGTTACACAGTTCGATTCCAGTCTAACTTTCACTTTCAACCAAATATTGAAGTAAAGAAAGAAGCATAAAATAATGACATTACTTACTCTCTCAAACACTCTTACTCGCTCCCTCCCTGATCTCCCTAATGATTAATAAAACGTATAAACAAGCTACAGTTAAAATAGTTGTTTTAATTTAACCACCACACACTACAACTCCACCACTCCCATAACCCAAACTCCATACCAACAA is a window encoding:
- the LOC140183039 gene encoding uncharacterized protein, with translation MEKGKTVAQSSRVDKHKDVDVDEEYFDEGDDDMVGTISIIPTEYLGKSESNPDEDYDQEDEGAFSFIRIEDESGYFPRPTERQMSHLLPLYIIAILNGFKINKVLIDGGAAISLLPERMLGKIGKHPDDLVPTNIAVTNFSGASTPAKGLVTLIVKVGSSKRYFVFVVVPLKVSYNALLGRDWIHSVGVVPSTVHQSIPLWTKEGKPEIVKADSSLYVEQMHVDFRIYNRKLKPLNVYRSLYPYNCEGCYLTSEGLSVKLRYPDLGFFLENKDDFSDKVESDRVTKFTNCNVFDSTPPVEFSYDFPISCNETNDTSRTADLIAEAQCVENKSSDDLIKDQFSSIFDNSIDFTFDCIYDLEPLEFEKYSIKEDDHYKGFESQDPLEEINLETPDDFRITYICKDLVDPFRIELFNLLHKFKDCFAWDYHEIPGLDGSLVEHRLALKPNARPVKQTPRHFAPEINVKIKEEIERLIKAKFIRTARYVEWVSNIVPVMKKNGKLRVCINFRDMNNATPKDEYFIQIADMLIDSAAGNEILSFMDGYSGYNQILLRKLTWLKLPSVVLGH